A window of the Chloroflexus sp. Y-396-1 genome harbors these coding sequences:
- a CDS encoding glycosyltransferase family 4 protein, with amino-acid sequence MRILYLASGIPTPGTLGGSVHTLEVARGLAHLGHEVHVIAASRELPPYHLHLRSLIRLHGQSYAGFTLYHQDLPKVLSLAGVSAVIRLARRLRPDLIMERYYNFAGAGMIAAQRLGIPTILEVNALIIDPPGVRKRQLDDALGGPFRRWAEQQCHWADRIITPLHTTVPASIPRSKIIELPWGANVEAFTPRTNPPPGPPNIVFIGSFRPWHGVTDFVRAARILLERGHPYHFTLIGDGPERAIAETLAAPYRQHFTFTGAVPYEDIPVLLRRAHLGVAPFNTAPHPALRAAGFFWSPLKIYEYMAAGLPVVTAAIPPLTTVIREGQEGAVFPEGNVAALAAAIERVLCDPAAAFAMGQRARERVVAEFSWQRHCRELERIASELIASNHRRC; translated from the coding sequence GTGCGTATCCTCTATCTTGCTTCTGGTATTCCAACGCCCGGCACACTAGGCGGTAGCGTGCATACTCTGGAAGTAGCCCGTGGCTTGGCCCATTTGGGGCATGAAGTTCACGTAATTGCTGCCAGTCGCGAGCTGCCGCCGTATCATCTCCATCTGCGGTCGCTGATACGGTTGCACGGTCAATCGTATGCCGGGTTTACCCTTTACCACCAAGACCTACCCAAGGTGTTAAGCCTGGCAGGAGTTTCTGCTGTGATTCGATTGGCACGCCGGCTTCGACCCGATCTGATTATGGAACGGTATTACAACTTCGCCGGCGCAGGGATGATCGCCGCTCAACGGCTAGGAATTCCAACAATCCTGGAAGTAAATGCCCTGATCATTGATCCTCCAGGCGTCCGTAAACGCCAGCTCGATGATGCGTTGGGCGGCCCATTTCGACGCTGGGCTGAGCAGCAGTGCCATTGGGCCGACCGGATTATTACCCCGTTGCATACCACTGTACCGGCCAGCATTCCAAGAAGTAAGATTATCGAACTACCGTGGGGGGCCAATGTCGAGGCCTTTACTCCTCGTACAAATCCACCACCCGGCCCACCGAACATTGTCTTTATTGGTTCATTTCGACCGTGGCACGGGGTTACCGACTTTGTGCGAGCAGCACGCATTTTACTTGAACGGGGTCATCCTTACCACTTTACCCTGATCGGCGATGGCCCTGAACGAGCGATAGCCGAAACGCTGGCGGCGCCGTATCGCCAGCACTTTACCTTTACGGGTGCAGTGCCCTACGAAGACATTCCGGTATTGCTGAGACGGGCTCATCTTGGCGTTGCTCCTTTTAACACTGCCCCTCATCCAGCTCTGCGAGCTGCTGGATTCTTCTGGTCACCGTTGAAAATCTATGAGTATATGGCTGCCGGTTTACCGGTTGTAACAGCAGCCATCCCACCACTTACGACCGTCATTCGCGAAGGACAGGAAGGAGCCGTCTTTCCTGAAGGCAATGTCGCTGCGCTGGCAGCAGCCATTGAACGAGTCCTGTGTGATCCAGCAGCCGCTTTCGCGATGGGGCAGCGCGCCCGCGAACGAGTAGTGGCCGAATTTTCATGGCAACGGCATTGCCGCGAACTAGAGCGCATTGCCAGCGAATTGATAGCCAGCAATCATAGACGGTGTTAG
- the tmk gene encoding dTMP kinase → MKRGFFITFEGPEGAGKSTQARRLYERLQVTGYPVILTREPGGTRIGELIRRILIDLRHTEMAPTTEILLFSAARAQLVNELIRPYLATGGIVVCDRYADSTFAYQGYGLGRDLEELRAITNIATSGLKPDLTIYLRIDVEIGLQRKRVGRERVEGGSGNPPEWNRLDARDLAYHRRVAEGFNELVRQEPERWCVLEAEQSVEELAEQIWKIVMSRLAQHAPIAAQ, encoded by the coding sequence ATGAAGCGAGGGTTCTTTATCACATTTGAGGGTCCTGAAGGAGCCGGGAAAAGTACGCAAGCGCGCCGGTTGTATGAGCGCTTGCAAGTCACCGGCTACCCCGTGATTCTTACTCGCGAGCCGGGAGGTACCCGGATTGGCGAGTTGATTCGTCGTATCTTGATAGATTTGCGCCATACGGAAATGGCGCCAACAACTGAAATTTTGCTCTTTTCTGCTGCACGGGCACAATTGGTCAACGAACTGATCCGTCCATACCTGGCGACGGGAGGGATCGTGGTGTGCGACCGCTACGCCGACTCGACGTTTGCGTATCAGGGGTACGGTCTAGGTCGTGATTTAGAAGAATTACGTGCAATTACCAACATTGCCACCAGCGGCCTTAAACCCGATCTTACCATCTATTTGCGTATTGATGTCGAGATTGGGTTGCAACGGAAACGGGTCGGTCGTGAGCGGGTCGAAGGTGGCAGTGGGAATCCACCGGAGTGGAATCGTCTCGATGCCCGTGATTTGGCATACCACCGACGGGTTGCCGAGGGCTTCAACGAATTGGTGAGACAAGAACCGGAACGATGGTGTGTATTGGAAGCCGAACAATCGGTAGAAGAGCTGGCCGAACAGATCTGGAAAATAGTGATGTCGCGGTTAGCGCAGCATGCGCCAATTGCCGCTCAGTGA
- a CDS encoding peptide ABC transporter substrate-binding protein, with product MKRLITFLIALLALPLLIGCELVTDVPTASPSVLTPTPEPTPTVVEKRVLRIGLVAEPPDLLPYHSNPTDERLTAALTELLFPSPILAVDFKLQTTGVLTRLPDFVNGDVVTTTVTVFRDELGRITETPTTTTDEVTQVSVTFRWNPGLRWSDGTPVTAADSVFAYELAQRIDLGQAANSRLAMIERYEQVDEHTTRAVLRPDVTDPAYITSYWVPLPRHLLATLDPQQMMQSEFIRRPLSYGPYMVSSFEGGTLELVRNPYYRGELAPFDTIVIAFRSDPVQLLELVNGGGLDLAFIEQPTPALLSELLKVADRQELAISTSPNAIWEHLDFNLDVPLLQDIRVRRAIAYAINRAGIVNELLGGRSNVLESWILPGQLGEPPLDQITRYPYNPDEARRLLDEANLLDTDGDGWREYEGLPLLLSLVTTANSPLREAVAERIVADLAQVGVQIEVAPLPPTELYSVDGPLYQRTFQLALFGWIAGFHPRGWELWSCAGVPDEANNWTGNNFAGWCFFEANEAINTATTSLDPSEQVTAYIRQQQLFTQELPVLPLFQRIDVLIARPGLTGWQLDPTAPFTWNISSWRLGEE from the coding sequence ATGAAGCGTTTGATCACATTCCTAATCGCCTTGCTTGCGCTGCCCCTCCTAATTGGCTGTGAGCTTGTTACTGATGTGCCAACAGCCAGTCCATCCGTGCTTACACCAACACCCGAGCCAACGCCAACAGTGGTAGAAAAACGGGTGTTGCGCATTGGATTAGTGGCTGAACCACCTGATTTGTTGCCGTATCACAGCAATCCAACCGATGAGCGATTAACGGCGGCGTTAACCGAGTTGCTCTTTCCTTCACCCATATTGGCGGTTGATTTCAAGCTCCAAACGACCGGTGTGTTGACGCGCTTACCCGACTTTGTCAATGGTGATGTTGTGACAACGACGGTTACCGTCTTTCGCGATGAGCTGGGTCGGATTACGGAAACGCCAACTACTACAACTGATGAAGTGACGCAGGTAAGTGTGACGTTTCGTTGGAATCCCGGTCTGCGATGGTCGGATGGAACGCCGGTAACAGCAGCCGACTCGGTATTTGCTTACGAACTGGCGCAACGCATTGATCTCGGTCAAGCGGCGAACAGCCGTCTGGCAATGATCGAGCGCTACGAGCAGGTCGATGAACATACAACCCGAGCCGTTTTACGTCCTGATGTTACCGATCCGGCGTACATCACTAGTTACTGGGTGCCATTGCCACGACATCTGCTAGCAACTCTTGATCCGCAACAGATGATGCAAAGTGAGTTTATACGCCGGCCATTAAGCTATGGGCCATACATGGTAAGTAGTTTTGAAGGTGGAACGCTCGAACTAGTGCGTAATCCATACTATCGGGGCGAGTTGGCGCCGTTTGATACCATTGTCATTGCTTTTCGCAGTGATCCGGTGCAGTTGCTCGAACTGGTGAATGGCGGAGGGCTTGATCTGGCATTTATCGAGCAGCCAACACCAGCACTGCTGAGCGAACTCTTGAAAGTGGCAGATCGGCAAGAATTAGCGATCAGTACCTCTCCCAATGCAATCTGGGAACATCTTGACTTTAACCTGGATGTTCCGTTATTGCAAGATATTCGTGTGCGACGGGCCATTGCATACGCCATCAATCGCGCCGGTATTGTGAACGAATTGCTCGGCGGACGGAGTAACGTATTAGAGAGCTGGATCCTGCCTGGTCAGCTCGGAGAACCACCACTTGATCAAATCACTCGCTATCCGTATAACCCCGATGAAGCTCGTCGTTTACTTGATGAAGCTAACCTGCTCGATACCGATGGTGATGGCTGGCGCGAGTATGAAGGTCTGCCCCTGCTCCTGTCGTTAGTGACAACAGCTAATTCACCGTTACGTGAAGCTGTTGCCGAACGGATCGTCGCCGATCTGGCTCAGGTTGGTGTACAGATTGAAGTAGCGCCGTTACCGCCGACCGAATTGTACAGTGTTGATGGGCCACTCTATCAGCGAACCTTCCAGTTAGCCCTTTTTGGATGGATTGCCGGATTTCATCCACGAGGCTGGGAATTGTGGAGTTGTGCTGGTGTACCGGACGAAGCAAACAACTGGACGGGGAATAACTTTGCCGGTTGGTGTTTTTTCGAGGCCAATGAGGCAATTAATACAGCGACCACCTCGCTTGATCCGTCCGAGCAAGTTACTGCCTATATCCGTCAGCAACAACTCTTTACACAGGAATTGCCGGTATTACCCCTCTTCCAGCGCATTGATGTGCTGATTGCGCGTCCTGGTCTTACAGGATGGCAACTCGATCCGACTGCACCATTTACGTGGAATATCAGTTCCTGGCGGTTGGGAGAGGAGTGA
- the pdxT gene encoding pyridoxal 5'-phosphate synthase glutaminase subunit PdxT, translating to MTVGVLALQGDFREHCTVLRRLGVEPVEVRLPHQLAQVERLIIPGGESTTIGRLLTIYQMLEPIRTRAGRDLAIWGTCAGAILLASAVTDQKQGGQPTLSLMNLTIQRNAYGSQLDSFEAPVVMPIIGEMPLRGVFIRAPRITALGEGCEAVGWLEDGSVVAARQGRLLATTFHPELTDDDRVHRLFLEL from the coding sequence ATGACAGTTGGTGTATTGGCACTTCAGGGCGATTTTCGCGAGCATTGTACCGTTCTACGCCGGCTCGGTGTTGAACCTGTGGAGGTGCGCTTACCGCATCAGCTTGCACAGGTCGAACGATTGATCATTCCTGGTGGAGAGAGTACCACCATTGGTCGATTGCTGACAATTTATCAGATGTTGGAGCCGATCCGTACTCGTGCAGGACGCGATCTGGCGATTTGGGGGACGTGTGCTGGCGCGATATTGCTTGCCAGTGCTGTGACCGATCAAAAACAGGGCGGTCAACCTACGTTGAGCTTGATGAATCTGACAATTCAGCGAAATGCTTATGGTAGCCAACTCGATAGCTTCGAAGCGCCAGTCGTGATGCCGATCATTGGTGAGATGCCGCTGCGCGGTGTCTTCATCCGGGCACCACGCATCACGGCGTTGGGTGAAGGATGTGAAGCTGTTGGCTGGCTGGAAGACGGCAGCGTTGTGGCTGCACGTCAAGGTCGCTTACTGGCGACAACGTTCCATCCTGAGCTGACCGATGATGATCGGGTTCATCGGCTCTTTCTGGAACTATGA
- a CDS encoding cyclic-di-AMP receptor: MRLILAVVQSQDSTNLVEALTEHGYRVTRLSSQGGFLREGNVTLLLSVEDQQVNPVIHIIREHCSTRTRYVSPMPPIAESGEFYPPAPLEVQVGGATVFVLRAETRKL; encoded by the coding sequence ATGCGCCTTATCCTTGCTGTTGTCCAATCTCAAGACTCAACCAATCTGGTGGAAGCACTCACCGAACACGGCTATCGGGTAACCCGTCTGAGCAGTCAGGGTGGTTTCTTGCGCGAAGGAAACGTTACCCTGCTACTTAGTGTGGAAGACCAGCAAGTGAATCCGGTGATCCATATCATTCGTGAGCATTGCTCGACGCGCACACGCTATGTTTCACCGATGCCGCCAATTGCCGAGTCAGGTGAGTTTTATCCACCGGCGCCGCTCGAAGTACAAGTGGGCGGGGCAACCGTCTTTGTGCTTCGCGCCGAAACGCGCAAATTGTAA
- a CDS encoding cyclic-di-AMP receptor, whose translation MKLIIFVTEDVHADAGVDALVTAGFRVTRLATTGGFLRRGNTTLLVGVEDSQVERAHEIMQRAAPGTLAITMDLERYERL comes from the coding sequence ATGAAACTGATTATCTTCGTAACCGAGGATGTTCACGCGGATGCTGGGGTTGATGCCCTGGTTACCGCTGGCTTTCGAGTGACACGTCTGGCAACCACTGGTGGTTTTTTACGCCGGGGCAATACGACACTTCTGGTCGGGGTAGAAGATTCTCAGGTTGAACGGGCACACGAGATCATGCAACGAGCAGCACCGGGCACTCTGGCAATCACGATGGATCTCGAACGTTACGAGCGGTTGTAG
- a CDS encoding R3H domain-containing nucleic acid-binding protein, which produces MAVTDASNDIQLLLATLPPAISEAIRQANDQDNLLEIVMDLGRLPEARYRGHELFLSDREVTAEDIQYVIERIGEFGEDNRAGIPRTLHRISGIRNRRGVVIGLTCRVGRAVYGTVDIIRDLVETGQSILLLGKPGTGKTTLLRETARVLGDELRKRVVIVDTSNEIAGDGDIPHPGIGRARRMQVPRPAEQHNVMIEAVENHMPEVIVIDEIGTELEAAAARTIAERGVQLVGTAHGNTLDNLMINPTLSDLVGGIQAVTLGDEEARRRGTQKTVLERKAPPTFNILVEIQSWDRVIVYPDVAAAVDAILRGEAPPCEQRFRDANGVVHREPVHRSSIDAPAFGMRRSRVGREQGQIGGSGPRLRDRNGSSGSAAVLPPQRIFPFGVSRNRLQSAIDRLRVPAVIVRDLKEATLVMTLKSYYRQSSQQLRQAEEQGVPVYVLRNNTITQMERQLAQVFQLRELMDDETPVFTSDSVVEEALLETEQAITQVINGERHAVELTPRSSYIRRLQHQMADRYNLRSESRGEDPNRRVKIFR; this is translated from the coding sequence ATGGCTGTTACGGATGCAAGCAACGATATTCAACTATTATTAGCAACGTTACCACCGGCAATTAGCGAGGCGATCCGTCAGGCGAATGATCAGGATAATCTCCTAGAGATTGTCATGGATCTCGGTCGACTGCCGGAGGCGCGTTATCGAGGTCACGAACTGTTCCTTAGCGATCGTGAGGTAACAGCCGAGGATATTCAGTATGTCATAGAGCGAATCGGTGAGTTTGGGGAAGATAACCGGGCTGGTATTCCGCGTACCCTGCACCGAATCTCTGGTATTCGCAACCGTCGGGGGGTTGTTATCGGTCTGACCTGTCGTGTTGGCCGGGCAGTCTATGGTACCGTTGACATTATCCGCGATCTGGTTGAGACCGGCCAGAGTATTCTCCTGCTCGGAAAGCCGGGTACAGGCAAAACAACACTTCTACGCGAGACGGCCCGTGTGTTGGGTGATGAATTGCGCAAGCGGGTAGTGATTGTTGATACCTCGAACGAGATTGCCGGTGATGGTGACATTCCCCATCCAGGGATCGGGCGTGCACGTCGGATGCAGGTACCACGTCCAGCCGAACAACATAATGTGATGATCGAGGCGGTCGAGAATCACATGCCTGAAGTCATCGTGATCGATGAGATTGGTACTGAGCTGGAGGCAGCGGCTGCACGCACAATTGCCGAGCGTGGAGTGCAACTAGTTGGTACTGCCCACGGGAATACGCTTGATAACCTGATGATTAACCCGACGCTTTCTGATCTGGTGGGTGGTATTCAGGCGGTTACTCTGGGGGATGAAGAGGCACGGCGACGCGGTACGCAGAAGACCGTCCTGGAGCGCAAGGCGCCACCGACCTTTAACATTCTGGTCGAGATTCAATCATGGGATCGGGTGATCGTCTATCCTGATGTTGCCGCAGCAGTTGATGCGATTTTGCGCGGTGAAGCTCCCCCCTGTGAACAGCGTTTTCGTGATGCCAATGGGGTTGTACACCGTGAGCCGGTCCATCGCTCTTCAATCGACGCGCCAGCCTTCGGTATGCGCCGGAGTCGCGTAGGCCGTGAACAGGGTCAGATAGGCGGGAGTGGTCCTCGTTTGCGCGATCGCAATGGAAGTAGCGGTTCAGCAGCAGTTCTCCCTCCCCAGCGCATCTTTCCCTTTGGTGTCAGTCGCAATCGTCTACAAAGTGCTATCGACCGGTTGCGTGTACCGGCAGTGATTGTGCGTGATTTGAAGGAAGCTACGCTGGTCATGACGTTGAAAAGCTACTATCGTCAAAGCTCGCAACAGTTGCGTCAGGCTGAAGAGCAGGGTGTACCGGTCTACGTGTTGCGGAATAACACGATTACGCAAATGGAACGCCAACTTGCACAGGTCTTTCAATTGCGTGAGCTGATGGATGACGAAACACCGGTGTTTACGAGTGATTCGGTCGTTGAAGAGGCGTTGTTAGAAACAGAACAGGCTATCACTCAGGTGATCAATGGTGAACGTCATGCGGTAGAATTGACCCCGCGTAGCAGTTATATTCGCCGCTTACAGCATCAGATGGCCGATCGTTATAATCTGCGCTCGGAAAGTCGAGGAGAAGACCCCAATCGTCGGGTGAAGATCTTTCGATAA
- a CDS encoding phosphoribosyltransferase yields the protein MPIPVGSRRFADRRAAGKSLAWSLSHYAERPRLQILALPRGGVPVAYEVAQALSAPLDVLLVRKLGVPGQVELAMGAIAEGGVRVLNHEIIADLRIPPHVIEEVTALEQLEITRRAQTYRGQRPPLELRDKTVIIIDDGLATGATMHAAVDCVRLHQPRWITVAVPVASKEGVRMLRSVADDVVAVLTVEPFYALSYWYDDFSQTGDDEVRELLHAAQSTSTVSNHEGA from the coding sequence ATGCCAATACCGGTAGGTTCACGTCGCTTTGCCGACCGTCGTGCAGCCGGAAAGTCGCTGGCCTGGAGTCTGAGCCATTATGCCGAACGTCCTAGATTGCAGATTTTGGCTCTGCCCCGAGGTGGTGTACCGGTTGCTTATGAAGTAGCGCAGGCGTTGTCGGCACCACTCGATGTTTTGCTCGTGCGCAAACTCGGTGTGCCTGGTCAGGTTGAGCTAGCGATGGGAGCGATTGCCGAAGGTGGGGTACGGGTGCTCAACCACGAGATTATCGCCGATTTACGCATCCCGCCCCACGTGATTGAAGAAGTGACTGCCCTCGAACAGCTTGAAATTACCCGCCGTGCTCAGACCTACCGTGGTCAGCGCCCACCACTTGAACTGCGCGATAAGACGGTTATTATCATCGACGATGGTTTGGCAACCGGTGCTACCATGCACGCAGCAGTTGATTGTGTGCGGTTGCACCAACCACGGTGGATTACGGTTGCAGTGCCTGTCGCTAGCAAAGAAGGGGTACGGATGTTACGTTCAGTTGCTGATGATGTGGTAGCAGTGTTGACGGTCGAACCATTTTACGCGCTTAGCTACTGGTATGATGATTTTAGTCAGACCGGTGACGATGAGGTGCGAGAGTTATTGCACGCTGCTCAATCGACGAGTACTGTATCTAACCACGAGGGTGCATGA
- a CDS encoding zinc ribbon domain-containing protein yields the protein MEAIQEFLNNILPLVRLAAIFLGAYAVLLWAASVLWAYRDIRRRTEDVSVQVLAVGIVSLLPFLGIPLHLILRPPETLAEKYERTLEEEFLRRDLEEQFVCPECQRPIEPDFILCPHCHTQLRRHCEACRRVIDLTWRICPYCGHRQAGNAPTVRADGYPVAPPVEVRQ from the coding sequence ATGGAAGCAATACAAGAATTTCTGAACAATATCTTACCGCTGGTTCGCCTCGCTGCAATCTTTCTTGGCGCCTACGCAGTATTGTTGTGGGCGGCATCAGTCTTGTGGGCGTATCGTGATATTCGTCGGCGCACCGAAGATGTGTCGGTCCAGGTACTGGCAGTGGGAATTGTGTCGTTACTACCGTTTCTTGGGATACCTCTGCACCTGATTTTGCGTCCACCGGAGACGCTGGCCGAGAAGTATGAGCGTACCTTGGAAGAAGAGTTTCTACGACGCGATCTGGAAGAACAGTTTGTATGTCCTGAATGCCAGCGTCCTATCGAACCCGATTTTATTCTCTGTCCACATTGTCATACGCAGTTGCGCCGACACTGTGAAGCGTGTCGTAGGGTGATTGATCTGACCTGGCGCATCTGTCCGTATTGCGGTCATCGGCAAGCTGGCAATGCCCCAACGGTACGTGCCGATGGTTATCCGGTTGCACCGCCAGTTGAGGTACGTCAATGA
- a CDS encoding P1 family peptidase, which yields MPSITQVQGVLVGHATHEEALTGVTVILTPEGAVAGVDVRGGAPGTRETDLLDPVNLVEQVHAVVLTGGSAFGLAAATGVVSWLYERGYGFDVGLTKVPIVPAAVIFDLGIGRADIWPDATMGYAACVAAETAVAEGSVGAGIGATVGKVGGMATAMRGGVGTWSETLVNGVTVGALVVVNAFGDVVDTQGRIVAGARAPDQTLIGTGTLLRGGLSRQSFADPVGQNTTIAVVATDARLDKAAATRLAIMAQDGLARAIRPAHSPFDGDTVFALATGVREAPPLVTLGAVAADVLATAIVRAVQAATMAAGIPAARDLARS from the coding sequence ATGCCATCAATTACTCAGGTTCAGGGTGTGCTGGTTGGTCATGCGACTCACGAAGAGGCGCTGACCGGGGTGACCGTAATTTTGACGCCAGAAGGTGCAGTGGCCGGTGTTGATGTGCGCGGTGGTGCGCCCGGTACACGAGAGACTGATCTGCTTGATCCGGTAAATCTGGTGGAACAGGTGCATGCAGTGGTTTTGACCGGTGGTAGTGCATTTGGACTGGCCGCTGCAACTGGGGTCGTGTCGTGGCTTTATGAACGCGGTTACGGTTTTGATGTCGGGTTAACGAAGGTGCCAATCGTACCAGCAGCCGTGATCTTCGATTTGGGCATTGGTCGGGCAGATATTTGGCCTGATGCCACCATGGGTTATGCCGCCTGTGTTGCCGCAGAAACTGCGGTTGCTGAAGGAAGCGTTGGTGCTGGTATTGGGGCGACCGTCGGGAAGGTTGGCGGCATGGCAACCGCTATGCGCGGTGGTGTTGGAACCTGGAGTGAGACACTGGTGAACGGGGTAACCGTAGGGGCTCTGGTGGTTGTGAATGCGTTTGGTGACGTAGTTGACACCCAAGGTCGCATTGTAGCAGGTGCGCGTGCTCCTGATCAGACATTGATCGGTACCGGTACACTCCTTCGGGGTGGCTTGAGCCGACAGTCGTTTGCCGATCCAGTTGGGCAGAATACAACTATTGCAGTGGTAGCAACTGACGCACGACTCGATAAAGCGGCCGCTACCAGACTGGCAATAATGGCACAAGACGGGCTGGCCCGTGCCATTCGCCCTGCCCATTCGCCATTTGATGGTGACACTGTCTTTGCATTAGCTACTGGGGTTCGTGAGGCGCCGCCGCTAGTCACTTTGGGCGCTGTGGCCGCTGATGTGTTGGCAACGGCTATTGTACGTGCAGTCCAGGCGGCGACGATGGCAGCGGGTATTCCGGCGGCTCGTGATCTGGCAAGAAGTTAA